The Apium graveolens cultivar Ventura chromosome 11, ASM990537v1, whole genome shotgun sequence genome has a window encoding:
- the LOC141696200 gene encoding uncharacterized protein LOC141696200, translating to MFMSDVGRPRFKKDGNCIFDGKIGIFPFTKEEASVYLSKNRAKGVMELKSIENINKVVVKQCIIEKILPAIKDKWSQENNKHIIIQQDNVRPHINDDDIEFMDAAKSDGFNIILTNQPANSPDLNINDIGFFRIIQGLQHEKALKTVGELVDAVNEAYKEVEPSTLNYVWLSLQNCMTDILKNDGNNNYKLPHIGKKRLERLGQLPSQMIAPLDIVEKALNGTT from the coding sequence ATGTTTATGAGTGATGTGGGTAGGCCTAGGTTTAAAAAAGATGGAAATTGTATTTTTGATGGAAAAATAGGTATATTTCCTTTCACTAAAGAAGAAGCATCTGTTTATTTAAGTAAGAATAGAGCAAAGGGGGTTATGGAACTCAAATCGATAGAAAATATCAATAAAGTTGTGGTTAAACAATGTATAATCGAGAAAATCCTCCCGGCTATTAAAGACAAATGGTCACAAGAAAACAATAAACATATCATTATACAACAAGATAATGTTAGGCCTCATATCAATGACGACGATATAGAGTTTATGGATGCGGCAAAATCAGATGGGTTTAACATAATATTGACTAATCAACCGGCTAATAGTCCGGATTTGAATATCAATGATATAGGTTTCTTTAGAATCATACAAGGATTACAACACGAAAAAGCCCTTAAAACAGTCGGGGAGCTAGTTGATGCAGTGAATGAAGCATATAAAGAGGTGGAACCTTCTACTTTAAATTACGTGTGGTTATCCCTACAGAATTGTATGACTGATATATTGAAAAATGATGGCAATAACAATTACAAGCTCCCTCATATAGGGAAGAAAAGGCTCGAGCGACTTGGCCAATTACCAAGTCAAATGATAGCTCCACTGGATATTGTGGAGAAGGCTTTAAATGGGACAACCTAG